From the genome of Penaeus chinensis breed Huanghai No. 1 chromosome 8, ASM1920278v2, whole genome shotgun sequence, one region includes:
- the LOC125027999 gene encoding hexokinase type 2-like isoform X1: MMEIVAAADSDERGLSLLRVVNILQRVVVFLHSFTVDKTRGQTSTSTSASKAQQMPGMSEEEVAKKVKEICQELILSQEALKEVCDRLQEEINKGLAKESNPEATIKCFPTYVRELPNGKEKGRFLALDLGGTNFRVLLIELGDKCTMESRIYAVPQPIMIGPGDGLFEHIAECLASFIKERNLGTELLPLGFTFSFPCKQEGLTKARLARWTKGFKCEGVEGRDVVELLKKAIAKRGDVKIKICAVLNDTTGTLMSCAWKNHNCRVGLIVGTGTNACYMEKIEKVELWNGDLEEPHQVIINTEWGAFGDNGCLDLIRTEYDNTIDRESLNPGKQLFEKMISGMYMGEIARQVIVRLVAEGLLFDGKTSDILQEKGSFFTKYISEIESDEDGDFNNCYAILEELGLNNATDADCANVRHVCECVSRRAAYLAGAGVAVLLNRINEESVSVAVDGSVYRFHPHFHNLMVEQVSQLIKPGIKFDLMLSEDGSGRGAALVAAVASRSSAMR; this comes from the exons ATGATGGAGATAGTCGCTGCGGCGGATAGTGACGAGAGAGGACTGTCGCTCCTCAGAGTGGTCAACATATTGCAGAGGGTAGTGGTCTTCCTTCACTCCTTTACGGTCGATAAGACAAGAGGTCAAACATCCACGTCCACGTCAGCCTCTAAAGCACAACAAATGCCTGGAATGTCCGAGGAAGAAGTTGCCAAAAAG GTAAAGGAAATCTGCCAGGAGCTGATACTGAGCCAGGAGGCCCTGAAGGAGGTGTGCGACCGCCTGCAGGAGGAGATCAACAAAGGTCTCGCCAAGGAGTCCAACCCAGAGGCCACCATCAAATGTTTCCCTACGTACGTCAGAGAACTCCCCAATGGCAAGG aGAAGGGAAGGTTCCTTGCCCTGGACTTGGGTGGCACCAACTTCCGCGTCCTGCTGATTGAGCTCGGTGATAAGTGCACGATGGAGAGCAGAATCTATGCTGTACCACAGCCTATTATGATTGGACCTGGAGATGGG CTGTTTGAGCACATCGCTGAGTGTCTCGCAAGTTTCATCAAGGAGCGGAACCTAGGTACTGAGCTCCTTCCCCTTGGTTTCACCTTCAGCTTCCCCTGCAAGCAAGAAGGGCTAACAAAGGCTAGATTAGCACGTTGGACCAAGGGATTCAAGTgcgaaggagtggagggaagggacgtCGTCGAATTGCTCAAGAAAGCAATTGCAAAGAGAGGG GATGTCAAAATCAAGATTTGTGCTGTTCTGAATGACACCACAGGTACCCTCATGTCATGTGCCTGGAAGAATCATAACTGTCGAGTTGGTTTGATTGTCG GCACTGGTACAAATGCATGCTAcatggagaagatagagaaggtaGAGCTATGGAACGGGGATTTAGAAGAGCCACACCAG GTGATAATCAATACTGAATGGGGTGCATTTGGAGACAATGGATGTTTAGACTTAATCCGCACAGAATATGATAACACAATTGACAGAGAGTCTTTGAACCCAGGAAAGCAGCT GTTTGAGAAAATGATTAGCGGTATGTACATGGGAGAAATTGCAAGGCAGGTTATCGTGCGGCTGGTGGCAGAGGGCCTGCTCTTCGATGGAAAAACTTCAGATATTTTGCAAGAGAAAGGTTCTTTCTTCACTAAATACATCTCAGAGATTGAAAG TGATGAAGATGGAGACTTCAATAATTGCTATGCTATTCTGGAGGAACTTGGTCTTAACAACGCCACTGATGCTGACTGTGCAAATGTCCGtcacgtgtgcgagtgtgtttctCGGCGAGCAGCATACTTAGCAGGAGCAGGTGTTGCTGTCCTCCTTAACCGTATTAATGAAGAAAGTGTATCTGTAGCTGTGGATGGATCCGTTTACCGTTTCCACCCACACTTCCACAACCTTATGGTGGAGCAGGTATCACAGCTCATCAAGCCTGGAATCAAG TTTGACCTAATGTTGTCAGAGGACGGAAGTGGTCGTGGTGCAGCCTTAGTGGCAGCTGTAGCTTCCAGGTCTTCAGCCATGAGATAG
- the LOC125027999 gene encoding hexokinase type 2-like isoform X3, which produces MASQKVKEICQELILSQEALKEVCDRLQEEINKGLAKESNPEATIKCFPTYVRELPNGKEKGRFLALDLGGTNFRVLLIELGDKCTMESRIYAVPQPIMIGPGDGLFEHIAECLASFIKERNLGTELLPLGFTFSFPCKQEGLTKARLARWTKGFKCEGVEGRDVVELLKKAIAKRGDVKIKICAVLNDTTGTLMSCAWKNHNCRVGLIVGTGTNACYMEKIEKVELWNGDLEEPHQVIINTEWGAFGDNGCLDLIRTEYDNTIDRESLNPGKQLFEKMISGMYMGEIARQVIVRLVAEGLLFDGKTSDILQEKGSFFTKYISEIESDEDGDFNNCYAILEELGLNNATDADCANVRHVCECVSRRAAYLAGAGVAVLLNRINEESVSVAVDGSVYRFHPHFHNLMVEQVSQLIKPGIKFDLMLSEDGSGRGAALVAAVASRSSAMR; this is translated from the exons ATGGCCAGTCAGAAG GTAAAGGAAATCTGCCAGGAGCTGATACTGAGCCAGGAGGCCCTGAAGGAGGTGTGCGACCGCCTGCAGGAGGAGATCAACAAAGGTCTCGCCAAGGAGTCCAACCCAGAGGCCACCATCAAATGTTTCCCTACGTACGTCAGAGAACTCCCCAATGGCAAGG aGAAGGGAAGGTTCCTTGCCCTGGACTTGGGTGGCACCAACTTCCGCGTCCTGCTGATTGAGCTCGGTGATAAGTGCACGATGGAGAGCAGAATCTATGCTGTACCACAGCCTATTATGATTGGACCTGGAGATGGG CTGTTTGAGCACATCGCTGAGTGTCTCGCAAGTTTCATCAAGGAGCGGAACCTAGGTACTGAGCTCCTTCCCCTTGGTTTCACCTTCAGCTTCCCCTGCAAGCAAGAAGGGCTAACAAAGGCTAGATTAGCACGTTGGACCAAGGGATTCAAGTgcgaaggagtggagggaagggacgtCGTCGAATTGCTCAAGAAAGCAATTGCAAAGAGAGGG GATGTCAAAATCAAGATTTGTGCTGTTCTGAATGACACCACAGGTACCCTCATGTCATGTGCCTGGAAGAATCATAACTGTCGAGTTGGTTTGATTGTCG GCACTGGTACAAATGCATGCTAcatggagaagatagagaaggtaGAGCTATGGAACGGGGATTTAGAAGAGCCACACCAG GTGATAATCAATACTGAATGGGGTGCATTTGGAGACAATGGATGTTTAGACTTAATCCGCACAGAATATGATAACACAATTGACAGAGAGTCTTTGAACCCAGGAAAGCAGCT GTTTGAGAAAATGATTAGCGGTATGTACATGGGAGAAATTGCAAGGCAGGTTATCGTGCGGCTGGTGGCAGAGGGCCTGCTCTTCGATGGAAAAACTTCAGATATTTTGCAAGAGAAAGGTTCTTTCTTCACTAAATACATCTCAGAGATTGAAAG TGATGAAGATGGAGACTTCAATAATTGCTATGCTATTCTGGAGGAACTTGGTCTTAACAACGCCACTGATGCTGACTGTGCAAATGTCCGtcacgtgtgcgagtgtgtttctCGGCGAGCAGCATACTTAGCAGGAGCAGGTGTTGCTGTCCTCCTTAACCGTATTAATGAAGAAAGTGTATCTGTAGCTGTGGATGGATCCGTTTACCGTTTCCACCCACACTTCCACAACCTTATGGTGGAGCAGGTATCACAGCTCATCAAGCCTGGAATCAAG TTTGACCTAATGTTGTCAGAGGACGGAAGTGGTCGTGGTGCAGCCTTAGTGGCAGCTGTAGCTTCCAGGTCTTCAGCCATGAGATAG
- the LOC125027999 gene encoding hexokinase type 2-like isoform X2: protein MKTYCNSKVPRVPILVKEICQELILSQEALKEVCDRLQEEINKGLAKESNPEATIKCFPTYVRELPNGKEKGRFLALDLGGTNFRVLLIELGDKCTMESRIYAVPQPIMIGPGDGLFEHIAECLASFIKERNLGTELLPLGFTFSFPCKQEGLTKARLARWTKGFKCEGVEGRDVVELLKKAIAKRGDVKIKICAVLNDTTGTLMSCAWKNHNCRVGLIVGTGTNACYMEKIEKVELWNGDLEEPHQVIINTEWGAFGDNGCLDLIRTEYDNTIDRESLNPGKQLFEKMISGMYMGEIARQVIVRLVAEGLLFDGKTSDILQEKGSFFTKYISEIESDEDGDFNNCYAILEELGLNNATDADCANVRHVCECVSRRAAYLAGAGVAVLLNRINEESVSVAVDGSVYRFHPHFHNLMVEQVSQLIKPGIKFDLMLSEDGSGRGAALVAAVASRSSAMR, encoded by the exons GTAAAGGAAATCTGCCAGGAGCTGATACTGAGCCAGGAGGCCCTGAAGGAGGTGTGCGACCGCCTGCAGGAGGAGATCAACAAAGGTCTCGCCAAGGAGTCCAACCCAGAGGCCACCATCAAATGTTTCCCTACGTACGTCAGAGAACTCCCCAATGGCAAGG aGAAGGGAAGGTTCCTTGCCCTGGACTTGGGTGGCACCAACTTCCGCGTCCTGCTGATTGAGCTCGGTGATAAGTGCACGATGGAGAGCAGAATCTATGCTGTACCACAGCCTATTATGATTGGACCTGGAGATGGG CTGTTTGAGCACATCGCTGAGTGTCTCGCAAGTTTCATCAAGGAGCGGAACCTAGGTACTGAGCTCCTTCCCCTTGGTTTCACCTTCAGCTTCCCCTGCAAGCAAGAAGGGCTAACAAAGGCTAGATTAGCACGTTGGACCAAGGGATTCAAGTgcgaaggagtggagggaagggacgtCGTCGAATTGCTCAAGAAAGCAATTGCAAAGAGAGGG GATGTCAAAATCAAGATTTGTGCTGTTCTGAATGACACCACAGGTACCCTCATGTCATGTGCCTGGAAGAATCATAACTGTCGAGTTGGTTTGATTGTCG GCACTGGTACAAATGCATGCTAcatggagaagatagagaaggtaGAGCTATGGAACGGGGATTTAGAAGAGCCACACCAG GTGATAATCAATACTGAATGGGGTGCATTTGGAGACAATGGATGTTTAGACTTAATCCGCACAGAATATGATAACACAATTGACAGAGAGTCTTTGAACCCAGGAAAGCAGCT GTTTGAGAAAATGATTAGCGGTATGTACATGGGAGAAATTGCAAGGCAGGTTATCGTGCGGCTGGTGGCAGAGGGCCTGCTCTTCGATGGAAAAACTTCAGATATTTTGCAAGAGAAAGGTTCTTTCTTCACTAAATACATCTCAGAGATTGAAAG TGATGAAGATGGAGACTTCAATAATTGCTATGCTATTCTGGAGGAACTTGGTCTTAACAACGCCACTGATGCTGACTGTGCAAATGTCCGtcacgtgtgcgagtgtgtttctCGGCGAGCAGCATACTTAGCAGGAGCAGGTGTTGCTGTCCTCCTTAACCGTATTAATGAAGAAAGTGTATCTGTAGCTGTGGATGGATCCGTTTACCGTTTCCACCCACACTTCCACAACCTTATGGTGGAGCAGGTATCACAGCTCATCAAGCCTGGAATCAAG TTTGACCTAATGTTGTCAGAGGACGGAAGTGGTCGTGGTGCAGCCTTAGTGGCAGCTGTAGCTTCCAGGTCTTCAGCCATGAGATAG